One window of the Prinia subflava isolate CZ2003 ecotype Zambia chromosome 1, Cam_Psub_1.2, whole genome shotgun sequence genome contains the following:
- the OSBPL1A gene encoding oxysterol-binding protein-related protein 1 isoform X4 has protein sequence MDSKDTITSSVSEEKVCGSGEALSNGIKKHRTSLPSPMFSRNDFSIWSILRKCIGMELSKITMPVIFNEPLSFLQRLTEYMEHTYLIHKASSLSSTTERMQCVAAFAVSAVASQWERTGKPFNPLLGETYELIRDDLGFRLLSEQVSHHPPISAFYAEGLNNDFVFHGSIYPKLKFWGKSVEAEPKGTMTLELLEHNEAYTWTNPTCCVHNIIVGKLWIEQYGNVEITNHKTGEKCVLSFKPCGLFGKELHKVEGYIQDKSKKKLCALYGKWTECLYSVDPATFDAYKKNDKKNTEEKKSSKQVGNTEESDEMPLPDSESVYVIPGSVLLWKITPRPPNSAQMYNFTSFAMALNELDKEMESVIPKTDCRLRPDIRAMENGEIDLASEEKKRLEEKQRTARKNRSKSEEDWKTRWFHQGPNPHTGTQDWLYSGNYWDRNYFNLPDIY, from the exons ATGGATTCAAAAGACACAATAACTTCAAGCGTGTCTGAAGAAAAGGTGTGTGGCAGTGGGGAGGCGCTGTCAAACGGAATCAAAAAACACAG AACAAGCTTACCATCTCCAATGTTTTCCAGAAATGACTTCAGTATCTGGAGTATCTTAAGAAAATGCATTGGCATG GAGCTGTCAAAGATCACAATGCCGGTGATATTCAACGAGCCCCTGAGCTTCCTGCAGCGACTCACGGAGTACATGGAGCACACGTACCTCATCCACAAAGCCAGCTCCCTGTCCAGCACAACCGAGCGAATGCAG TGTGTTGCTGCATTTGCTGTGTCTGCTGTAGCCTCACAGTGGGAACGTACTGGGAAGCCATTCAACCCATTGCTTGGAGAGACCTATGAGCTGATCAG AGATGATCTTGGATTTAGACTTCTCTCAGAGCAAGTCAGCCATCATCCACCAATCAGTGCTTTCTATGCTGAAGGCTTAAATAATGATTTTGTGTTTCATGGATCAATTTATCCGAAACTCAAATTCTGGGGCAAGAGCGTGGAGGCAGAACCAAAAGGCACGATGACTTTGGAGCTTCTTGA GCACAACGAAGCCTACACATGGACAAATCCTACGTGCTGTGTGCATAACATTATCGTGGGGAAACTTTGGATCGAGCAGTATGGAAATGTGGAAATAACTAACCATAA AACTGGTGAGAAATGTGTACTAAGCTTCAAGCCCTGTGGCCTCTTTGGGAAGGAGCTGCACAAAGTTGAAGGCTACATTCAGGACAAAAG caaAAAGAAACTCTGTGCGTTGTATGGGAAGTGGACTGAGTGTCTGTACAGTGTTGACCCAGCTACATTTGACGCTTACAAGAAAAACgacaagaaaaatacagaggagaagaaaagcagtaaaCAG GTGGGCAATACCGAGGAATCGGACGAGATGCCATTGCCAGACTCTGAGAGTGTGTATGTtattcctggaagtgttttgCTGTGGAAGATAACTCCAAGACCTCCAAATTCAGCACAG ATGTATAATTTTACAAGCTTTGCTATGGCTTTGAATGAGTTGGACAAAGAAATGGAGAGTGTCATTCCCAAAACTGACTGCCGGCTACGACCAGATATCAGAGCTatggaaaatggagaaatag ATCTGGCTagtgaagaaaagaagaggCTAGAGGAAAAACAGAGGACCGCCCGCAAAAATCGTTCAAAgtcagaggaagactggaagACGAG ATGGTTCCACCAAGGCCCCAATCCCCACACTGGTACACAGGACTGGCTTTACTCTGGCAACTACTGGGACAGAAACTACTTTAACTTGCctgatatttattaa